Proteins encoded together in one Deinococcus multiflagellatus window:
- a CDS encoding phytoene desaturase family protein translates to MTLDAVIVGAGPNGLSAAITLARAGLRVQVLETHDRVGGGLQSRALTLPGFVHDYGSAIHPLAVASPAFRQWPLHAFGLRWVHPDAPVAHPLPEGAALLERDLHATAERLGPDGRGWVRLFAPLVREHEALLEDILRPLPRVPRHPLLLARFGLRGLPSAAWIAQTQFRTPQARALWAGLAAHTTLPLSTPGTAAMTLVLGLLAHAVGWPFPAGGAQALADALAAYLRHLGGEVLTGVTVRGPADLPPARVTLVDSSPRVLLDVLGERAPARYRAALEGFRYGPGIQKFDYALSGPVPWADPQVARAATVHVGGPAADIAAAEAVVALRIPARPYVLTAQHTLFDPSRAPAGQHTFWAYTHIPNGSAGDAQAVVEAQLERFAPGFGGRVLACTRTTAAQLQAFSPVFQGGDVNGGRGDLWGLLARPVLSPTPYRTPVKGVYLCSSATPPGGGIHGMAGHHAALAALKDEFGLQEVP, encoded by the coding sequence ATGACCCTGGACGCCGTGATCGTGGGGGCCGGGCCCAATGGGCTCTCGGCGGCCATTACGCTGGCGCGCGCTGGCCTGCGCGTGCAGGTGCTCGAAACGCATGACCGCGTGGGCGGCGGCCTGCAAAGCCGCGCGCTGACCCTACCGGGCTTCGTGCATGATTACGGCTCGGCCATTCACCCGCTGGCGGTGGCCAGCCCGGCCTTCCGGCAGTGGCCGCTGCATGCCTTTGGCCTGCGCTGGGTGCACCCAGACGCCCCGGTGGCCCACCCCCTGCCCGAAGGTGCGGCGCTGCTGGAGCGCGACCTGCACGCCACCGCCGAACGTCTAGGCCCGGACGGACGGGGCTGGGTGCGCCTGTTTGCGCCGCTGGTCCGCGAGCACGAGGCGCTGCTGGAAGACATTCTGCGGCCCCTGCCCCGGGTGCCACGCCACCCGCTGCTGCTGGCGCGCTTTGGCCTGCGCGGCCTGCCCAGCGCGGCGTGGATCGCCCAGACGCAGTTCCGCACCCCACAAGCCCGCGCGCTGTGGGCCGGGCTGGCGGCGCACACCACACTGCCACTGAGCACCCCAGGCACCGCCGCCATGACGCTGGTGCTGGGGCTGCTGGCCCACGCGGTAGGCTGGCCCTTTCCGGCCGGGGGCGCGCAGGCCCTGGCCGACGCCCTGGCCGCCTATCTGCGCCACCTGGGCGGCGAGGTGCTCACGGGCGTCACCGTGCGCGGCCCCGCTGACCTGCCCCCGGCCCGGGTGACCCTGGTGGACAGCAGCCCCCGCGTGCTGCTGGACGTGCTGGGCGAGCGCGCCCCCGCCCGCTACCGCGCGGCCCTGGAAGGCTTCCGCTACGGTCCCGGTATTCAGAAATTCGACTACGCGCTTTCGGGGCCGGTGCCCTGGGCCGACCCCCAGGTGGCGCGCGCGGCCACCGTGCATGTGGGAGGCCCGGCGGCCGATATCGCGGCGGCCGAGGCGGTGGTCGCCCTGCGCATTCCGGCGCGGCCCTATGTGCTGACGGCGCAGCACACCCTCTTTGACCCCAGCCGCGCGCCCGCCGGGCAGCACACCTTCTGGGCCTATACCCACATTCCCAACGGCAGCGCCGGGGACGCGCAGGCGGTGGTGGAAGCCCAGCTTGAACGCTTTGCTCCTGGCTTTGGCGGGCGCGTGCTGGCCTGCACCCGCACCACGGCGGCGCAGCTGCAGGCGTTCAGCCCGGTGTTTCAGGGTGGGGATGTGAACGGCGGGCGCGGCGACCTGTGGGGCCTGCTGGCCCGCCCGGTCCTGAGCCCCACGCCCTACCGCACGCCCGTGAAAGGGGTCTACCTGTGCTCCAGCGCCACCCCGCCCGGGGGCGGGATTCACGGCATGGCCGGGCACCACGCGGCGCTGGCGGCCCTGAAGGATGAGTTCGGCCTTCAAGAGGTGCCGTGA
- the dnaJ gene encoding molecular chaperone DnaJ, which yields MDYYELLGVARSASADEIKSAYRKLALKYHPDRNKEAGAAEKFAQINEAYAVLSDAEKRAHYDRFGSAPGAGMPGGDPFGGMGGAGFDPMDIFEQLFGGAVGGRGRRGPARGDDLETEAHVTLAQARAGEEIQVTVDRLTSCEHCHGSRTEPGGRAPVSCATCGGVGAVRAQARTIFGVVETQQPCPTCRGEGQTIQDPCTVCKGRGRTLKEETVSVKLPRGIDEGYRIRVSGMGNEGPGGNGDLYVHIEMERHPELRREQEHLIHTAKIGFAKAALGGQITVPTLDGPVPVEVKAGTQHGELHRLRGQGMPRLQGAGTGDLIVEYDVVVPKPSQLSPEAREALLAYARAVGDEVNEKHEGFLGKVGKIFRGE from the coding sequence ATGGATTACTACGAACTGCTGGGCGTGGCGCGAAGCGCGAGCGCCGATGAGATCAAGTCCGCTTACCGCAAACTGGCCCTGAAATACCACCCGGACCGCAACAAGGAAGCCGGGGCCGCCGAGAAGTTCGCGCAGATCAACGAGGCGTACGCGGTGCTCAGCGACGCCGAAAAGCGCGCGCACTACGACCGCTTTGGCAGCGCGCCGGGGGCCGGGATGCCCGGCGGCGATCCCTTCGGCGGCATGGGCGGGGCCGGCTTTGACCCCATGGACATTTTCGAGCAGCTGTTTGGCGGGGCGGTGGGGGGCCGGGGGCGCCGGGGCCCCGCCCGCGGCGACGACTTGGAGACCGAGGCCCACGTTACGCTGGCCCAGGCCCGCGCCGGCGAGGAAATTCAGGTCACGGTGGACCGCCTGACCAGCTGCGAGCACTGCCACGGCAGCCGCACCGAGCCCGGGGGCCGGGCCCCCGTGTCCTGCGCCACCTGCGGCGGGGTGGGCGCCGTGCGCGCGCAGGCCCGCACCATTTTCGGTGTGGTGGAAACCCAGCAGCCCTGTCCCACCTGCCGGGGCGAGGGCCAGACCATTCAGGACCCCTGCACGGTCTGTAAGGGCCGGGGCCGCACCCTGAAAGAAGAAACGGTCAGCGTGAAGCTGCCCCGGGGCATTGACGAGGGCTACCGCATCCGCGTGAGCGGCATGGGCAACGAGGGCCCCGGTGGCAACGGCGACCTGTACGTGCACATCGAAATGGAGCGCCACCCGGAGCTGCGCCGCGAGCAGGAGCACCTGATTCACACGGCCAAAATCGGCTTTGCCAAGGCGGCGCTGGGCGGGCAGATCACCGTGCCCACCCTGGACGGCCCGGTGCCCGTGGAGGTCAAGGCCGGCACCCAGCACGGCGAACTGCACCGCCTGCGCGGTCAGGGGATGCCCCGTCTGCAGGGTGCGGGCACCGGCGACCTGATTGTGGAATACGACGTGGTGGTCCCCAAACCCAGCCAGCTCAGCCCCGAGGCCCGCGAAGCCTTGCTGGCCTATGCCCGCGCGGTGGGCGACGAGGTGAACGAGAAGCACGAGGGTTTCCTGGGCAAGGTGGGCAAGATCTTCCGGGGCGAATAA
- a CDS encoding response regulator transcription factor encodes MNPSDLTDPNNPTTVLVVDDSVSVRKALERILAPQGFAVRMADSAENALNTLDPMPDMILADILMPGMSGLELTRILGDQGVTVPIMLMSGIVDEVTQRDAQAAGACGVLRKPFTPGELLPAIEPHLRAALAARVPAAAETAPAASPTPAPSGPTETGPLAGLAQVSGLRGATLYGENGAVAAQTGAALPEAFGMYARFLLTAAHVGSAHVGQGDLGHLSLNYGGASVLLLPHGAGQLACVVSGPEVAGAVLGWRASQQN; translated from the coding sequence ATGAACCCGTCTGATCTGACTGACCCCAACAACCCCACCACCGTGCTGGTGGTGGACGACAGCGTCAGTGTCCGCAAGGCCCTGGAACGCATTCTGGCCCCGCAGGGCTTTGCCGTGCGCATGGCCGACAGCGCCGAAAACGCCCTGAACACCCTGGACCCCATGCCCGACATGATCCTGGCCGACATCCTGATGCCCGGCATGAGCGGCCTGGAACTCACCCGCATCCTGGGCGACCAGGGCGTCACCGTGCCCATCATGCTCATGAGCGGCATCGTGGACGAGGTGACCCAGCGCGACGCCCAGGCGGCCGGCGCCTGCGGCGTGCTGCGCAAGCCCTTTACCCCCGGCGAACTGCTGCCCGCCATTGAGCCCCACCTGCGCGCGGCGCTGGCGGCCCGGGTGCCGGCGGCGGCCGAAACAGCGCCGGCGGCAAGCCCCACGCCGGCCCCCAGCGGCCCCACCGAAACTGGCCCCCTCGCCGGGCTGGCGCAGGTGAGCGGCCTGCGGGGCGCGACCCTGTACGGCGAGAACGGCGCCGTGGCCGCCCAGACCGGCGCGGCCCTGCCTGAAGCCTTTGGGATGTACGCCCGCTTCCTGCTCACGGCCGCCCATGTGGGCAGTGCCCACGTGGGCCAGGGCGACCTGGGCCACCTGAGCCTGAATTACGGCGGCGCCTCGGTGCTGCTGCTGCCGCACGGCGCGGGCCAGCTGGCCTGCGTGGTGTCGGGCCCCGAGGTGGCGGGCGCGGTGCTGGGCTGGCGGGCTTCGCAGCAGAACTAA
- a CDS encoding DUF4388 domain-containing protein, whose product MSLDPQAGCLVVSPQLSRALSHAALIEVAGMSASTAAGGLHALTQIERERPPLVVIDPALDDLSPADLHEILRDDPASAETVVLIPGAQLPGRYGGPFDVVVPAGMTAPEGLARALARMPGLSAPTWDDPEAAALEGELSDLGLTDVLLCAQDLQLSGLLLVHLGAQPAHLVLRRGEIIDAECGQRPPTQAVTFLLGARTEGDFRFHLLSPDALGGYPRQITLPTARLLMEAAVHDDHAQAADPLASALEAS is encoded by the coding sequence GTGAGCCTCGATCCGCAGGCGGGCTGCCTGGTGGTTTCGCCGCAGCTGTCGCGCGCGCTGTCGCACGCCGCCCTGATTGAGGTGGCGGGCATGAGCGCCTCCACGGCGGCAGGTGGCCTGCACGCCCTGACCCAGATTGAACGCGAGCGCCCGCCGCTGGTGGTGATTGACCCGGCGCTGGACGACCTGAGCCCGGCTGACCTGCACGAGATTCTGCGCGACGATCCGGCCAGCGCCGAGACCGTGGTGCTGATTCCCGGTGCCCAGCTGCCGGGCCGCTACGGCGGACCTTTTGACGTGGTGGTGCCGGCCGGCATGACCGCGCCCGAGGGTCTGGCGCGCGCCCTGGCCCGCATGCCTGGGCTCAGCGCGCCCACCTGGGACGACCCCGAGGCGGCGGCCCTGGAAGGGGAGCTGAGCGACCTGGGCCTGACCGACGTGCTGCTGTGCGCGCAGGACCTGCAGCTCTCGGGGCTGCTGCTGGTGCACCTGGGCGCGCAGCCCGCGCACCTCGTGCTGCGCCGCGGCGAGATTATTGACGCCGAGTGCGGTCAGCGGCCACCCACCCAGGCCGTGACCTTTTTGCTCGGTGCCCGCACGGAAGGCGACTTCCGGTTTCACCTTCTTTCCCCCGACGCCCTGGGCGGCTACCCCCGGCAGATCACCCTGCCCACCGCCCGCCTGCTGATGGAAGCGGCGGTGCATGATGACCATGCCCAAGCCGCCGATCCCCTTGCGTCCGCCCTGGAGGCCTCATGA
- a CDS encoding hybrid sensor histidine kinase/response regulator, whose translation MTQPHTPVTLDADLTATYLQDARSVVAGLEDATVDLWVPDARPGAMERLWVLSHRLHGTAALYSHPQTAALAALMERLMEGRAGLGEGSVQPLTEIIERMITCLSRALDRVEQGQSEGEVGLHFAELAGPAQVTEFLKTQPFRLEARSSQQGAREEAFAVTNAEIWEDFGPEASDLMTLLRAGLHAESPDLAALFRAAHTLKGSSAMVGLAPLADVGHAMEDLLGAAREDAVTIERALPLLDDGLNLAGAVLAHAEGRAENPGERVPLYRNMVAALLAGQDVTLTAPETAEAVPAAAPERLSVRVDSARLDGMLDDVAGLVAARARLNGLFLRQQQVAASLDAAHERVQRTVRDFEERYLNPHLQMGAQSGAAQTSSAQATRDGQLQDRLSDFGALELDTYDDLNILARAVTELSADLVEVRAQTAQTISALGDEVTALEKLTRQLRVELSRARLVPLSRVTAPLHRWASRRTDLTLTIEGEESLLDAQHAGPLGEALLHLLTNAAVHGGEGEAARVAAGKPAQLNIQVSAGVTDGQLHVTVRDDGKGLNFEALRARALQSGHASAGELATYTDEQTAQLVFLPGLSTAQQVTQEAGRGVGMDAVRDAIARMGGRVSLTSRPGRGTAVRLQVPVAQQITDVLVMRVGSVRVAVLATQLQGMSALDGAAPEGALDLGAVWGEAPARQRYVARLALPGGHTLNVIVDDFLSLEEIVLRPAGNLLGGLEYLSGMTTLMDVSGQAYPVAVLDPAGLARLKARPQRARAAVASATQAHILLVDDSLSVRRHVGRTLERAGFTVTTAHDGQDALERLLAGLNADLVLSDLEMPRMNGFELLRALRATPEHAATPVVMMTTRAGEKHQQLAMELGANDYLAKPAEERLLLRRLTALLPGRAEVQA comes from the coding sequence ATGACGCAGCCCCACACCCCGGTCACCCTGGACGCGGACCTGACCGCCACGTATCTGCAGGATGCCCGCAGCGTCGTGGCGGGCCTGGAAGACGCCACCGTTGACCTCTGGGTGCCCGATGCCCGCCCAGGTGCCATGGAGCGGCTGTGGGTGCTCAGCCACCGCCTGCACGGCACAGCGGCCCTGTACAGCCACCCCCAGACCGCCGCCCTGGCCGCCCTGATGGAGCGCCTGATGGAAGGCCGCGCCGGACTGGGCGAGGGCTCGGTGCAGCCGCTGACCGAGATCATTGAGCGCATGATCACCTGCCTGAGCCGGGCCCTGGACCGCGTGGAACAGGGCCAGAGCGAGGGTGAAGTGGGCCTGCACTTCGCGGAGCTGGCTGGCCCCGCGCAGGTCACCGAATTCCTGAAGACCCAGCCGTTTCGCCTGGAGGCCCGCTCCAGCCAGCAGGGCGCCCGGGAAGAGGCCTTTGCGGTCACCAACGCCGAAATCTGGGAAGACTTCGGGCCTGAAGCCTCGGACCTGATGACCCTGCTGCGCGCGGGGCTGCACGCCGAATCGCCCGACCTCGCCGCGCTGTTCCGCGCCGCGCACACCTTGAAGGGCTCGAGCGCCATGGTGGGCCTCGCGCCGCTGGCCGACGTGGGCCACGCCATGGAAGACCTGCTGGGGGCCGCGCGCGAAGACGCCGTGACCATCGAGCGGGCCCTGCCGCTGCTGGACGACGGCCTGAACCTCGCGGGCGCCGTGCTGGCCCACGCCGAGGGCCGCGCCGAGAACCCCGGTGAGCGCGTGCCGCTGTACCGCAACATGGTCGCCGCGCTGCTGGCCGGCCAGGACGTGACCCTCACGGCCCCGGAAACCGCCGAGGCGGTCCCGGCCGCCGCCCCCGAGCGCCTGAGCGTGCGTGTGGACAGCGCCCGCCTGGACGGCATGTTGGACGACGTGGCCGGGCTGGTGGCGGCGCGCGCGCGCCTGAACGGTCTCTTTCTGCGCCAGCAGCAGGTGGCCGCCAGCCTGGACGCCGCCCACGAGCGGGTGCAGCGCACGGTGCGCGACTTTGAAGAGCGCTACCTGAACCCGCACCTGCAGATGGGCGCCCAGAGTGGCGCGGCCCAGACTTCCTCGGCCCAGGCCACCCGCGACGGCCAGCTGCAAGACCGCCTGAGCGACTTCGGGGCGCTGGAGCTGGACACCTACGACGACCTGAACATCCTGGCCCGCGCGGTGACCGAGCTGAGCGCCGACCTTGTGGAAGTGCGGGCCCAGACCGCCCAGACCATCAGTGCGCTGGGCGATGAAGTGACCGCCCTGGAAAAGCTGACCCGCCAGCTGCGTGTGGAACTCAGCCGCGCCCGTCTGGTGCCGCTGTCGCGCGTGACCGCTCCGCTGCACCGCTGGGCCTCGCGCCGCACCGACCTGACGCTGACCATTGAGGGCGAAGAGAGCCTGCTGGACGCCCAGCACGCCGGCCCGCTGGGCGAGGCGCTGCTGCACCTGCTGACCAACGCGGCGGTGCACGGCGGCGAGGGCGAGGCCGCCCGCGTGGCCGCTGGCAAGCCGGCCCAGCTGAACATTCAGGTGAGCGCGGGCGTGACCGACGGCCAGCTGCACGTGACCGTGCGTGACGACGGCAAGGGCCTGAACTTTGAAGCTCTGCGCGCCCGCGCGCTGCAGTCTGGCCACGCCAGCGCCGGGGAACTGGCGACCTACACCGACGAGCAGACCGCCCAGCTGGTGTTTCTGCCGGGCCTGAGCACCGCGCAGCAGGTGACGCAGGAAGCCGGGCGCGGCGTGGGCATGGACGCCGTGCGCGACGCGATTGCCCGCATGGGTGGCCGCGTGAGCCTGACCAGCCGCCCTGGCCGGGGCACCGCGGTGCGCCTGCAGGTGCCGGTGGCGCAGCAGATTACCGATGTGCTGGTGATGCGGGTGGGCAGCGTGCGGGTGGCCGTGCTGGCCACGCAGCTGCAGGGCATGAGCGCCCTGGACGGCGCGGCCCCGGAGGGCGCACTGGACCTGGGCGCGGTATGGGGCGAGGCCCCCGCCCGCCAGCGCTACGTGGCCCGCCTGGCCCTGCCCGGTGGCCACACCCTGAACGTGATCGTGGATGACTTCCTGAGCCTGGAAGAAATCGTGCTGCGGCCGGCCGGCAACCTGCTGGGCGGGCTGGAATACCTCAGCGGGATGACCACGCTGATGGACGTGAGTGGTCAGGCCTACCCGGTGGCGGTGCTGGACCCGGCCGGGCTGGCCCGCCTGAAGGCGCGGCCCCAGCGGGCGCGGGCGGCCGTGGCCAGCGCCACGCAGGCCCACATTCTGCTGGTGGACGACAGCCTCAGCGTGCGCCGCCACGTGGGGCGCACCCTGGAGCGCGCGGGCTTTACCGTCACCACCGCCCACGACGGCCAGGACGCCCTGGAACGTCTGCTGGCGGGCCTGAACGCCGACCTGGTGCTGAGCGACCTGGAAATGCCCCGAATGAACGGTTTTGAATTGCTGCGCGCCCTGCGCGCCACCCCCGAACACGCCGCCACGCCCGTGGTCATGATGACCACCCGTGCGGGCGAGAAGCACCAGCAGCTCGCCATGGAGCTGGGCGCCAACGACTACCTGGCCAAACCCGCCGAGGAGCGGCTGCTGCTGCGGCGCCTGACTGCCCTCTTGCCTGGGCGCGCCGAGGTGCAGGCGTGA
- a CDS encoding methyl-accepting chemotaxis protein has translation MQTTLPSRTTRITRAMRNRNAQRIGWLGQLRVGQKLSLAALAFGLPITGLVGALLVEQQKNVTFAQQELAGIAQFAPLRDINTNLATFVDRALSSDSAGAEQAAAAVDRAIDQLEAQVAPEYRERVQALRRDWKILPDSIGTQPDLAVLQTYGQLLSTYQRDLSEDLLTQSGLMLDPQADSFFLMEASLRNLPRMSTLLNLAYLTVEAGNREPGDDAPYLNVLRDLNVQLLDSVAAYSTSMERAVRYNPALKPAGEAAQKLSDAVTPAVADLGAAIEAGSLKSVNMNAIQGDALLQVTASFNSGVKELAGVITQRKDRIERARLLTLAAIIGALVLAFTLLIRLSRSIVKPLSELTRASRAVSQGDLNVQVPVQTRDELGFMAHTFNGATAQLRENEAKNVMEREEALKLQQNIGNFLDVTMDIAGGDLTRRGVVSEDVLGNVVDSINVMVDELGAVLGEVQKASQSVTSASRDMLSTTDQIVQGADTTTSETRRVAEQVRAVTEGFREMAEAAQQSAESARQALEASQQGREAVLGTLDGMQNIRREVQGVSKRIKTLGDRSLEIQEIVDTISRLSSQTNLLALNASIEAAGAGAAGSRFAIVADEVRKLADSSAQATARIASLIRTVQLEITEVVASVEDGTREVEQGYRVASAAGERIEQLGKLAAESAQFAERINTATTEQVRSVEQVKEAVEQIGQVAEQSHESVQRGRDAAQRLQHLAQNLLQGLSRFKIPTN, from the coding sequence ATGCAAACCACCCTTCCGTCCCGGACCACCCGAATCACCCGCGCCATGCGCAACAGAAACGCCCAGCGTATCGGCTGGCTGGGGCAGCTGCGCGTGGGGCAAAAGCTCTCGCTGGCCGCGCTGGCCTTCGGTCTGCCCATCACGGGCCTCGTGGGCGCGCTGCTGGTTGAGCAGCAAAAAAACGTGACCTTCGCCCAGCAGGAACTGGCCGGGATCGCGCAGTTCGCGCCGCTGCGCGACATCAACACCAACCTCGCCACCTTCGTGGACCGCGCGCTGAGCAGTGACAGCGCCGGGGCCGAGCAGGCCGCCGCCGCCGTGGACCGCGCCATTGACCAGCTGGAAGCCCAGGTGGCCCCCGAGTACCGCGAGCGCGTGCAGGCCCTGCGACGCGACTGGAAGATCCTGCCCGACTCGATTGGCACCCAGCCGGACCTCGCCGTGCTGCAGACCTACGGCCAGCTGCTCTCCACCTACCAGCGCGACCTCAGCGAAGACCTGCTGACCCAGTCGGGCCTGATGCTGGACCCCCAGGCCGACTCGTTCTTCCTGATGGAAGCCTCGCTGCGCAACCTGCCCAGGATGTCCACGCTGCTGAACCTCGCCTACCTGACGGTGGAGGCCGGCAACCGTGAACCCGGCGACGACGCGCCGTACCTGAACGTGCTGCGCGACCTGAACGTGCAGCTGCTCGACAGCGTGGCGGCCTACAGCACCAGCATGGAGCGCGCGGTGCGCTACAACCCGGCCCTGAAGCCGGCGGGTGAGGCGGCCCAGAAACTCAGCGACGCGGTGACCCCGGCGGTGGCCGACCTGGGCGCGGCCATTGAAGCGGGCAGCCTGAAATCCGTGAACATGAACGCCATCCAGGGCGACGCGCTGCTGCAGGTCACGGCCTCGTTCAACAGCGGCGTCAAGGAGCTTGCTGGAGTAATTACCCAGCGCAAGGACCGCATTGAGCGCGCCCGTCTGCTGACGCTGGCCGCGATTATCGGCGCGCTGGTGCTGGCCTTTACCCTCCTGATCCGTCTGTCGCGCTCCATCGTCAAGCCGCTCTCGGAGCTGACCCGCGCCAGCCGCGCGGTGTCGCAGGGCGATCTGAACGTGCAGGTGCCGGTGCAGACCCGCGACGAGCTGGGCTTCATGGCCCACACCTTCAACGGCGCCACCGCGCAGCTGCGCGAGAACGAAGCCAAGAACGTCATGGAGCGCGAAGAGGCGCTGAAGCTGCAGCAGAACATCGGCAACTTCCTGGACGTGACCATGGACATTGCCGGCGGCGACCTGACCCGGCGCGGCGTGGTGTCCGAGGACGTGCTGGGCAACGTGGTGGACTCGATCAACGTGATGGTTGACGAGCTGGGGGCCGTGCTGGGCGAAGTGCAGAAAGCCTCGCAGTCCGTGACCAGCGCCAGCCGCGACATGCTGAGCACCACCGACCAGATCGTGCAGGGCGCCGACACCACCACCAGCGAAACCCGCCGCGTGGCCGAGCAGGTGCGCGCCGTGACCGAAGGCTTCCGCGAGATGGCCGAAGCCGCGCAGCAAAGCGCCGAGTCCGCCCGTCAGGCGCTGGAAGCGTCGCAGCAGGGCCGCGAGGCCGTGCTGGGCACCCTGGACGGCATGCAGAACATCCGCCGCGAGGTGCAGGGCGTCTCCAAGCGCATCAAGACGCTGGGCGACCGCTCGCTGGAAATTCAGGAGATCGTGGACACCATTTCGCGCCTCTCCAGCCAGACCAACCTGCTGGCGCTGAACGCCTCGATTGAGGCGGCCGGTGCAGGCGCCGCTGGCAGCCGCTTCGCCATCGTGGCCGATGAAGTGCGTAAGCTGGCCGACTCCTCGGCGCAGGCCACCGCCCGCATCGCCAGCCTGATTCGCACGGTGCAGCTGGAAATCACGGAAGTGGTCGCCAGCGTGGAAGACGGCACCCGCGAGGTGGAACAGGGCTACCGCGTGGCCTCGGCCGCCGGGGAGCGCATCGAGCAGCTGGGCAAGCTGGCCGCCGAGTCTGCGCAGTTCGCCGAGCGCATCAACACCGCCACCACCGAGCAGGTCAGAAGCGTGGAGCAGGTGAAAGAGGCCGTCGAGCAGATCGGTCAGGTGGCCGAGCAGTCCCACGAGAGCGTGCAGCGCGGCCGTGACGCCGCCCAGCGCCTGCAGCACCTCGCGCAGAACCTGCTGCAGGGCCTGTCGCGCTTCAAGATTCCCACGAACTGA
- a CDS encoding chemotaxis protein CheW — MMGALLVRVQAERFALPLSGEQAIAELGPVSPLPHGEPLLRGLTTLQGRAVPLLDLSALLGTPSPDGAEPRLMVLTTLEGDRVALLVHEVYGVTSLPTPPPSTALLIEMPGGPLLNTATLAREVRASLGS, encoded by the coding sequence ATGATGGGCGCGCTGCTCGTCCGGGTGCAGGCAGAGCGCTTTGCCCTGCCCCTGTCGGGAGAGCAGGCCATTGCTGAGCTGGGTCCGGTCTCGCCCCTGCCCCACGGCGAACCGCTGCTGCGGGGCCTGACCACCCTGCAGGGCCGCGCCGTGCCGCTGCTGGACCTCAGCGCGCTGCTGGGCACCCCCAGCCCCGACGGCGCCGAGCCCCGCCTGATGGTGCTCACCACTCTCGAAGGCGACCGCGTGGCGCTGCTGGTGCACGAGGTTTACGGCGTGACCTCGCTGCCTACCCCGCCCCCCAGCACCGCCCTCCTGATTGAGATGCCCGGCGGCCCGCTGCTGAACACCGCCACCCTGGCCCGCGAAGTGCGCGCTTCTCTCGGTTCCTGA
- a CDS encoding response regulator, with protein sequence MARILIVDDSPADLKFLQTALGSTAHQVTALNDPTQVEAVADQVRPELLMVDVVMPGRNGYEVVRGLRKQPGMENLKVVFVSSKGNETDVKWGLRQGADDYLVKPYTPEQLHTVVQRLIG encoded by the coding sequence ATGGCACGAATCCTGATTGTTGATGACTCCCCCGCCGACCTCAAGTTCCTGCAGACCGCCCTGGGCAGCACCGCCCATCAGGTCACGGCGCTGAACGACCCCACCCAGGTGGAGGCAGTGGCCGACCAGGTGCGCCCCGAGCTGCTGATGGTGGACGTGGTGATGCCCGGGCGCAACGGCTACGAGGTGGTGCGCGGCCTGCGCAAGCAGCCCGGCATGGAGAACCTGAAGGTGGTCTTTGTGTCCAGCAAGGGCAACGAGACCGACGTGAAGTGGGGCCTGCGCCAGGGCGCCGACGATTACCTCGTCAAGCCGTACACCCCTGAACAGCTGCACACGGTGGTGCAGCGGCTGATCGGCTGA
- a CDS encoding MHYT domain-containing protein, with translation MEHSGMVHHTWNSSYIALSFLIAALASYISLELAGRAGRNLRNAANRFWLVAQALVLGYGIWAMHFVGMLAFEVKAAVQFNAAWTALSGLAAVVFMYPALLILHSGTFNLRRLAVAGTVAGTGIAVMHYLGMYGFRVPGTAVEIAWLPLIGSLLIAVGASMAALFLFHRLSGAWRTQQGRFKIVGLQALASLVMGAAIIGMHYTGMAALKYNVTDELALGTAASGADTALLGLVVSVVSFLLLGLAVTSIFMDAGRGGDLDELDFETNATAAASAAD, from the coding sequence ATGGAACACAGTGGCATGGTCCACCATACGTGGAACAGTTCGTATATTGCGCTCTCGTTTCTGATTGCGGCGCTGGCCTCGTATATCTCGCTGGAGCTGGCTGGGCGCGCGGGGCGCAACCTGCGCAACGCCGCCAACCGCTTCTGGCTGGTGGCGCAGGCCCTGGTGCTGGGCTACGGCATCTGGGCCATGCACTTTGTGGGCATGCTGGCCTTTGAGGTCAAGGCCGCCGTGCAGTTTAACGCTGCCTGGACGGCCCTCTCGGGGCTGGCGGCCGTGGTGTTCATGTACCCGGCCCTGCTGATTCTGCACAGCGGCACGTTTAACCTGCGCCGCTTGGCGGTGGCGGGCACGGTGGCCGGCACCGGCATCGCCGTGATGCACTACCTGGGCATGTACGGCTTCCGCGTCCCCGGCACGGCGGTGGAAATCGCGTGGCTGCCGCTGATTGGCTCGCTGCTGATCGCTGTGGGCGCCAGCATGGCCGCGCTGTTCCTGTTCCACCGCCTCTCCGGCGCGTGGCGCACCCAGCAGGGCCGCTTCAAGATTGTGGGCCTGCAGGCGCTGGCGTCCCTGGTGATGGGCGCGGCGATCATTGGCATGCACTACACCGGCATGGCCGCCCTGAAATACAACGTGACCGATGAACTGGCCCTGGGCACCGCTGCGAGCGGCGCCGACACCGCCCTGCTGGGTCTGGTGGTGAGCGTGGTGTCGTTCCTGCTGCTGGGTCTGGCCGTGACCAGCATCTTCATGGACGCCGGACGCGGCGGCGACCTGGACGAACTGGACTTCGAAACCAACGCGACCGCTGCGGCGAGCGCGGCCGACTGA